In one Brienomyrus brachyistius isolate T26 chromosome 5, BBRACH_0.4, whole genome shotgun sequence genomic region, the following are encoded:
- the nubp2 gene encoding cytosolic Fe-S cluster assembly factor nubp2 isoform X3, translating to MDHSGEKGNLSQVQHVVLVLSGKGGVGKSTLTTELALALRHAGKRVGILDVDLCGPSIPRMLGADQQAVHQCDAGWVPVYTDAQKSLALMSIGFLLESPDEAVVWRGPKKTALIGQFVSDVAWGELDFLLVDTPPGTSDEHLAVVENLRKHKVDGAILVTTPQAVSTGDVRREITFCKKIGLRILGIVENMSGFVCPHCSVVCPWTPNSALA from the exons ATGGATCACAGTGGTG AGAAGGGGAACTTATCGCAGGTTCAGCATGTGGTGTTGGTGCTGTCGGGGAAAGGTGGGGTGGGCAAAAGCACCCTGACCACAGAGCTTGCCTTAGCACTCCGACATGCAGGCAAAAGG GTTGGTATCCTGGACGTGGACCTGTGTGGCCCCAGTATTCCCCGGATGCTTGGCGCTGACCAACAGGCGGTGCACCAGTGCGATGCGGGCTGGGTGCCCGTCTACACAGATGCCCAGAAAAGCCTGGCCCTCATGTCCATCGGCTTCCTGCTGGAGAGTCCCGACGAGGCCGTGGTGTGGAGAGGCCCCAAAAAAACAG CCTTGATTGGGCAGTTTGTGTCAGACGTGGCCTGGGGTGAGCTAGATTTCCTCCTCGTGGATACGCCACCTGGCACCTCCGATGAGCACCTCGCAGTGGTGGAGAACCTGCGTAAACACAAGGTGGACGGGGCCATCCTGGTCACTACTCCGCAG GCCGTATCTACAGGTGACGTCAGACGGGAGATCACATTCTGTAAGAAGATAGGCCTGCGTATTCTGGGCATCGTGGAGAACATGAGTGGCTTTGTGTGCCCGCATTGTTCA GTTGTGTGCCCCTGGACCCCCAACTCAGCGCTAGCATAG
- the LOC125742350 gene encoding C-Jun-amino-terminal kinase-interacting protein 3-like, producing LNIVKNDLIAKADKLSSEHDVLREELEAVKQSKLKVGTRVKELEEEMRRLKAEALGADSKDDRGEDYSSPLQDDVPMAQRRRFTRLEMARVLMERNQYKEHWTEMIRRADPQIQEKNRCTFQQFYARLFSASCSPPPPKRLSLSGPSQLLFLSSSSILVERGVSAITSQTERNMHGCVLSARREQHRKRYRQIREQMRSEDGLRQACDSSVQPQFKEVTVSFGAPVPGPVAPVLNGKANASQPAEKATEATEVPDAPGVQEAGSQSRPFTEHVFTDPLAPTGSTTAGRETVPPKEAMNGTAHEAEEGGGESRGGTSAAPTMWLGAQNGWLYVHSAVSNWRKCLHSIKLKDSVLSLVHVRGRLLVALADGTLAIFHRSEDGQWDLSNYHLMDLGRPRQSIRCMAVVYDKVWCGYKNKVHVIQPKTMQIEQSFDAHPRKESQVRQLAWIGDGVWVSIRLDSTLRLYHAHTHQHLQDVDIEPYVSKMLGTGKLGFSFVRITALLIAGNRLWVGTGNGVVISIPLTETVVLHRRQLLGLRANKVSPTSSGGVIHVYADSSSEKTSGSFIPYCSMAQAQLCFHGHRDAVKFFVSVPGNVLATLNGSVLDSPTEDPNSTAPLEGDDKAIHNALVLSGGEGYIDFHIGDGEDDDTEEGSEEAPQIKPALSKAERSHIIVWQVSYVPECPS from the exons ttAAACATTGTGAAGAATGACCTGATTGCCAAGGCAGACAAGCTCTCCAGTGAACACGATGTCCTAAGGGAGGAACTGGAGGCTGTCAAGCAGTCCAAGCTCAAAGTGGGCACCAGGGtcaaggagctggaggaggaaaTGAGGAG GTTAAAAGCTGAGGCACTGGGAGCCGACTCCAAAGACGATAGAGGCGAGGAT TACTCCTCTCCGCTCCAGGACGATGTGCCCATGGCCCAGCGGAGGCGTTTCACCCGGCTGGAGATGGCAAGGGTCCTCATGGAGCGCAACCAGTACAAGGAGCACTGGACCGAGATGATCAGGCGAGCTGATCCCCAAATACAGGAGAAGAATCGATGCACGTTCCAGCAGTT CTACGCCCGGCTCTTCAGTGCCTCCTGcagtcccccacccccaaagagGCTGTCGCTTTCTGGCCCCTCCCAACTGCTCTTCCTGAGCTCCAGCTCCATTCTCGTAGAGAGAGGAGTGAGTGCCATCACCAGCCAGACAGAGAGGAACATGCA CGGCTGCGTGCTGTCCGCCCGGAGAGAGCAGCACCGCAAGCGGTACCGCCAGATCCGGGAGCAAATGCGCAGTGAGGACGGGCTCAGGCAGGCCTGCGACTCGAGTGTGCAGCCCCAATTCAAAGAG GTCACAGTCTCTTTTGGGGCCCCTGTTCCAGGCCCCGTGGCTCCAGTGCTCAATGGCAAGGCGAATGCGTCCCAGCCTGCCGAGAAGGCCACTGAGGCAACGGAGGTGCCGGATGCCCCCGGGGTGCAGGAGGCAGGGAGCCAGTCGAGGCCCTTCACCGAGCATGTCTTCACCGACCCCCTGGCCCCCACTGGCAGCACCACTGCTGGCAG GGAAACAGTACCACCGAAAGAGGCCATGAACGGGACGGCCCATGAAGCAGAAGAAGGGGGTGGAGAATCCAGAGGCGGCACCAGTGCCGCCCCCACCATGTGGCTGGGAGCCCAAAATGGCTG GCTCTACGTTCACTCTGCTGTCTCCAACTGGAGGAAATGTCTACATTCGATAAAACTAAAGGACTCTGTCCTCAGTCTTGT GCACGTGAGGggcaggctgctggtggccctGGCAGATGGGACACTCGCTATCTTCCACAGATCTGAAG ATGGTCAGTGGGACTTGAGCAACTATCACTTGATGGACCTGGGCCGGCCACGCCAGTCCATCCGCTGCATGGCCGTGGTGTACGACAAGGTGTGGTGTGGCTACAAGAACAAGGTGCATGTTATCCAGCCCAAGACCATGCAGATTGAG CAATCGTTTGATGCGCACCCACGCAAGGAGAGTCAGGTTCGCCAGCTGGCTTGGATCGGGGACGGTGTATGGGTGTCCATCCGGCTAGACTCCACGCTACGGCTCTACCACGCCCATACCCACCAGCACCTGCAGGACGTGGACATTGAACCTTACGTCAGCAAGATGCTTG GTACAGGCAAGCTGGGCTTCTCCTTTGTGCGAATCACAGCGCTCCTGATTGCGGGGAACCGTCTGTGGGTGGGAACTGGGAACGGAGTGGTCATCTCTATTCCACTTACAGAGA CTGTAGTCCTTCACCGGAGACAGCTGCTGGGATTAAGGG CTAACAAGGTGTCCCCGACCTCATCCGGTGGCGTGATCCACGTGTATGCCGACAGCAGCTCAGAGAAGACCAGCGGCAGCTTCATCCCCTACTGCTCCATGGCTCAAGCACAGCTCTGTTTCCATGGACACCGTGATGCTGTCAAGTTCTTCGTCTCGGTTCCAG GCAATGTGCTGGCCACCCTGAATGGCAGTGTACTGGACAGCCCCACAGAGGACCCTAACTCAACAGCACCCCTGGAGGGTGATGATAAGGCTATTCACAATGCATTGGTGCTGAGTGGTGGGGAAGGCTACATTGATTTCCATATAG GGGATGGAGAAGACGATGACACTGAAGAAGGTTCTGAAGAGGCCCCACAGATCAAGCCGGCACTGTCAAAAGCTGAGAGGAGTCACATCATTGTATGGCAGGTGTCTTACGTACCCGAGTGCCCCTCCTGA
- the LOC125741643 gene encoding SPRY domain-containing SOCS box protein 3-like has translation MSRRNRSGRAWRYVWSGIWRDVDARAMVLASEGEDWSYERLQYSDSDSEPEFSGSAPAVPSAVPVTGESYCSCESQAEPSCASRLRSFRRSNDCHCGEDDQYFDWVWDDSSKSTATLLSCDNRVVNFHMEYSCGTAAIRGTKELADGQHFWEIKMTSPVYGTDMMVGIGTSDVNLDKYRHTFCSLLGKDEDSWGLSYTGLLHHKGDKMNFSSRFGQGSIIGVHLDTWHGTLTFFKNRKCIGVAATRLQNKKFYPMVCSTAAKSSMKVIRSCFAPTSLQYLCCARLRQLLPDCADTLSVLPLPPGLRHLLHNKLGWVLSLNDGAADSPERSADSPTPSASCASSGSDSDGFSSDPEACQRKRCRWT, from the exons ATGTCGAGGCGAAACAGGAGCGGCCGAGCGTGGCGGTACGTGTGGAGCGGCATCTGGAGAGACGTGGACGCCAGGGCGATGGTGCTGGCCTCCGAGGGCGAGGACTGGAGCTACGAGCGGCTGCAG TACAGCGACTCGGATTCGGAGCCGGAGTTCTCGGGCAGCGCCCCAGCTGTCCCCAGCGCAGTACCTGTGACAGGCGAGTCCTACTGCAGCTGCGAGTCCCAGGCAGAGCCCAGCTGCGCCTCCCGCCTGCGGAGCTTCCGCCGCTCCAATGACTGCCACTGCGGCGAGGACGACCAGT ACTTCGACTGGGTGTGGGACGACAGCAGCAAGTCGACGGCGACGCTGTTGAGCTGCGACAACCGCGTGGTGAACTTCCACATGGAGTACAGCTGTGGCACGGCGGCCATCCGGGGCACCAAGGAGCTGGCTGACGGGCAGCACTTCTGGGAGATCAAGATGACCTCCCCGGTGTACGGCACCGACATG ATGGTAGGCATCGGGACCTCAGATGTGAACCTGGACAAGTACAGGCACACCTTCTGCAGCCTTCTGGGGAAGGACGAGGACAGCTGGGGTCTGTCCTACACAG GTCTGCTGCACCACAAAGGCGACAAGATGAACTTCTCGTCACGATTCGGCCAAGGCTCCATCATCGGTGTGCATCTGGACACCTGGCATGGCACGCTTACCTTCTTCAAGAACCGCAAGTGCATAG GCGTGGCTGCCACCCGGCTCCAGAATAAGAAGTTCTACCCGATGGTTTGCTCGACGGCAGCCAAGAGCAGCATGAAGGTGATCCGCTCCTGCTTCGCCCCCACCTCCCTGCAGTACCTGTGCTGCGCTCGGCTGCGCCAGCTGCTGCCTGACTGCGCAGACACGCTGAGCGTACTGCCCCTGCCTCCGGGCCTGCGGCACCTGCTGCACAACAAGTTGGGCTGGGTGCTGAGCCTCAACGACGGCGCGGCGGACAGCCCCGAGCGCTCGGCTGACTCCCCAACCCCCTCGGCCTCCTGTGCCTCCTCGGGGAGTGACTCGGACGGCTTCTCTTCGGACCCGGAGGCCTGCCAGAGGAAGCGATGCCGCTGGACGTGa
- the nubp2 gene encoding cytosolic Fe-S cluster assembly factor nubp2 isoform X4, whose protein sequence is MLGADQQAVHQCDAGWVPVYTDAQKSLALMSIGFLLESPDEAVVWRGPKKTALIGQFVSDVAWGELDFLLVDTPPGTSDEHLAVVENLRKHKVDGAILVTTPQAVSTGDVRREITFCKKIGLRILGIVENMSGFVCPHCSECSNIFSKGGGEELAKLTGSPFLGCVPLDPQLSASIEEGKDFIQAFPESSTFSSINRIAQAVMTSTEAV, encoded by the exons ATGCTTGGCGCTGACCAACAGGCGGTGCACCAGTGCGATGCGGGCTGGGTGCCCGTCTACACAGATGCCCAGAAAAGCCTGGCCCTCATGTCCATCGGCTTCCTGCTGGAGAGTCCCGACGAGGCCGTGGTGTGGAGAGGCCCCAAAAAAACAG CCTTGATTGGGCAGTTTGTGTCAGACGTGGCCTGGGGTGAGCTAGATTTCCTCCTCGTGGATACGCCACCTGGCACCTCCGATGAGCACCTCGCAGTGGTGGAGAACCTGCGTAAACACAAGGTGGACGGGGCCATCCTGGTCACTACTCCGCAG GCCGTATCTACAGGTGACGTCAGACGGGAGATCACATTCTGTAAGAAGATAGGCCTGCGTATTCTGGGCATCGTGGAGAACATGAGTGGCTTTGTGTGCCCGCATTGTTCA GAATGCAGCAATATATTCTCAAAAGGTGGTGGGGAAGAGTTGGCAAAGTTGACTGGATCACCATTTTTAG GTTGTGTGCCCCTGGACCCCCAACTCAGCGCTAGCATAGAAGAAGGCAAGGACTTCATCCAGGCGTTTCCAGAGAGCTCCACTTTCAGCTCCATCAACCGCATCGCACAGGCTGTGATGACcagcacagaggctgtttga
- the nubp2 gene encoding cytosolic Fe-S cluster assembly factor nubp2 isoform X2 codes for MTTLHLQSMRLSASSIRDLLVGILDVDLCGPSIPRMLGADQQAVHQCDAGWVPVYTDAQKSLALMSIGFLLESPDEAVVWRGPKKTALIGQFVSDVAWGELDFLLVDTPPGTSDEHLAVVENLRKHKVDGAILVTTPQAVSTGDVRREITFCKKIGLRILGIVENMSGFVCPHCSECSNIFSKGGGEELAKLTGSPFLGCVPLDPQLSASIEEGKDFIQAFPESSTFSSINRIAQAVMTSTEAV; via the exons ATGACGACGCTGCACCTCCAGTCCATGCGGCTCTCCGCATCATCGATCCGCGATTTGCTG GTTGGTATCCTGGACGTGGACCTGTGTGGCCCCAGTATTCCCCGGATGCTTGGCGCTGACCAACAGGCGGTGCACCAGTGCGATGCGGGCTGGGTGCCCGTCTACACAGATGCCCAGAAAAGCCTGGCCCTCATGTCCATCGGCTTCCTGCTGGAGAGTCCCGACGAGGCCGTGGTGTGGAGAGGCCCCAAAAAAACAG CCTTGATTGGGCAGTTTGTGTCAGACGTGGCCTGGGGTGAGCTAGATTTCCTCCTCGTGGATACGCCACCTGGCACCTCCGATGAGCACCTCGCAGTGGTGGAGAACCTGCGTAAACACAAGGTGGACGGGGCCATCCTGGTCACTACTCCGCAG GCCGTATCTACAGGTGACGTCAGACGGGAGATCACATTCTGTAAGAAGATAGGCCTGCGTATTCTGGGCATCGTGGAGAACATGAGTGGCTTTGTGTGCCCGCATTGTTCA GAATGCAGCAATATATTCTCAAAAGGTGGTGGGGAAGAGTTGGCAAAGTTGACTGGATCACCATTTTTAG GTTGTGTGCCCCTGGACCCCCAACTCAGCGCTAGCATAGAAGAAGGCAAGGACTTCATCCAGGCGTTTCCAGAGAGCTCCACTTTCAGCTCCATCAACCGCATCGCACAGGCTGTGATGACcagcacagaggctgtttga
- the LOC125741642 gene encoding probable crossover junction endonuclease EME2 → MSRLKRAKTWEISESEDESDSNFRSLITCDAARKDDIAPSFQFAGENDADQKDVRLEASQASLDADKEDSRCGESLSAPPAAATRTSSPEKRRRRAKQQIEGERVISEQKKEAREKLREERAKQKETKKLEQKQRKEAADRFKSYRPENCLKRMTVCVDPVLLQDEGSDILLGTLRAMEWRSSIEEQQLAHCITWNRELPEGEDGVSIIQEEQILMVLQLNEFMDMLSSIKEILQENIKQVECKSLFNKLSQYLNKYAGKIVTLAVIGLSSWALWEEKRSGGLRDLDLEEALVFLQLSRNTSVIFLESWQDLADHVCAVTKALSKRPMKLLTEVPDLPFCVDGSWASGVRVQKDGTGLLPVWSRQIQQLNRVSPAVAAAISSAFPSPQLLLQAYKDTSEGDQKSVLADLPVTSGERQRRVGPEISSRVYRFLTAHNPQLVLD, encoded by the exons ATGTCCCGTCTcaagagagcaaaaacatgggaaATATCTGAGTCAGAAGACGAAAGTGACTCCAACTTTAGATCCCTCATCACATGTGACGCTGCCCGTAAAGATGATATAGCACCCAGTTTCCAATTTGCCGGTGAGAATGACGCTGACCAGAAAGATGTCCGCTTGGAGGCTTCCCAGGCATCTTTAGATGCTGATAAAGAAGACTCCAGATGCGGAGAGTCCTTATCGGCTCCCCCGGCCGCTGCCACCAGAACCTCAAGTCCGGAGAAAAGACGGCGCCGAGCAAAGCAGCAGATCGAGGGGGAAAGAGTCATTTCTGAACAGAAAAAAGAAGCCAGAGAGAAACTCAGGGAGGAAAGAGCCAAACAGAAAGAAACGAAAAAGTTGGAACAGAAGCAACGAAAAGAAGCTGCCGATCGCTTTAAAAGTTACCGACCGGAGAACTGCCTCAAACGCATGACTGTATGTGTAGATCCAG TGTTATTACAGGATGAGGGATCAGACATTCTTCTTGGAACTCTGAGAGCAATGGAGTGGAGGAGCAGCATTGAGGAACAACAGCTTGCACATTGCATCACTTGGAATAGGGAATTGCCAGAG GGTGAAGATGGTGTGAGCAtaattcaggaggagcagattCTGATGGTGCTGCAGTTGAATGAATTTATGGACATGTTGAGCTCTATCAAGGAG ATTCTGCAAGAGAACATCAAGCAAGTAGAGTGCAAGTCTTTATTCAACAAACTCTCTCAGTATCTCAACAAATATGCAGGGAAAATTGTTACCCTGGCAGTGATTGGCTTAAGCAGCTG GGCTCTCTGGGAAGAGAAGAGGAGTGGGGGACTGAGAGACTTGGACTTAGAGGAA GCACTGGTGTTCCTGCAGCTCTCTAGGAACACCTCTGTCATCTTCTTGGAGAGCTGGCAGGACCTCGCCGACCACGTGTGTGCCGTCACCAAGGCCCTGTCCAAACGTCCCATGAA ACTGCTGACAGAGGTCCCCGACCTGCCATTCTGTGTGGATGGCTCGTGGGCCAGCGGGGTACGGGTCCAAAAGGACGGAACAGGACTTTTGCCGGTGTGGAGCAGGCAAATTCAGCAGCTGAATCGTGTCAGCCCCGCTGTTGCTGCAGCCATTTCCTCTGCATTCCCTTCACCGCAGCTACTGCTGCAG GCATACAAGGACACCTCTGAGGGGGACCAGAAGAGCGTCCTGGCAGACCTCCCAGTCACTAGTGGGGAGAGGCAGCGTCGGGTGGGTCCTGAGATCTCCAGCAGGGTGTACCGCTTTCTCACGGCCCACAATCCCCAGCTCGTGCTGGATTGA
- the nubp2 gene encoding cytosolic Fe-S cluster assembly factor nubp2 isoform X1 codes for MDHSGEKGNLSQVQHVVLVLSGKGGVGKSTLTTELALALRHAGKRVGILDVDLCGPSIPRMLGADQQAVHQCDAGWVPVYTDAQKSLALMSIGFLLESPDEAVVWRGPKKTALIGQFVSDVAWGELDFLLVDTPPGTSDEHLAVVENLRKHKVDGAILVTTPQAVSTGDVRREITFCKKIGLRILGIVENMSGFVCPHCSECSNIFSKGGGEELAKLTGSPFLGCVPLDPQLSASIEEGKDFIQAFPESSTFSSINRIAQAVMTSTEAV; via the exons ATGGATCACAGTGGTG AGAAGGGGAACTTATCGCAGGTTCAGCATGTGGTGTTGGTGCTGTCGGGGAAAGGTGGGGTGGGCAAAAGCACCCTGACCACAGAGCTTGCCTTAGCACTCCGACATGCAGGCAAAAGG GTTGGTATCCTGGACGTGGACCTGTGTGGCCCCAGTATTCCCCGGATGCTTGGCGCTGACCAACAGGCGGTGCACCAGTGCGATGCGGGCTGGGTGCCCGTCTACACAGATGCCCAGAAAAGCCTGGCCCTCATGTCCATCGGCTTCCTGCTGGAGAGTCCCGACGAGGCCGTGGTGTGGAGAGGCCCCAAAAAAACAG CCTTGATTGGGCAGTTTGTGTCAGACGTGGCCTGGGGTGAGCTAGATTTCCTCCTCGTGGATACGCCACCTGGCACCTCCGATGAGCACCTCGCAGTGGTGGAGAACCTGCGTAAACACAAGGTGGACGGGGCCATCCTGGTCACTACTCCGCAG GCCGTATCTACAGGTGACGTCAGACGGGAGATCACATTCTGTAAGAAGATAGGCCTGCGTATTCTGGGCATCGTGGAGAACATGAGTGGCTTTGTGTGCCCGCATTGTTCA GAATGCAGCAATATATTCTCAAAAGGTGGTGGGGAAGAGTTGGCAAAGTTGACTGGATCACCATTTTTAG GTTGTGTGCCCCTGGACCCCCAACTCAGCGCTAGCATAGAAGAAGGCAAGGACTTCATCCAGGCGTTTCCAGAGAGCTCCACTTTCAGCTCCATCAACCGCATCGCACAGGCTGTGATGACcagcacagaggctgtttga